From the genome of Kaistella daneshvariae, one region includes:
- a CDS encoding PH domain-containing protein, whose amino-acid sequence MLLFFLIAKWFFEIEQSIFIIGLAFCTGAFLYVLTSFLFLKLIIKGNFLIVYWFFNLYEVDIKTITTIEIGKTMWVGFHKHGTSTKGLTISSKFKNDLYITPQNEETFLHNLIEINPNIICKKY is encoded by the coding sequence ATGCTGTTATTTTTTTTAATCGCAAAATGGTTTTTCGAAATCGAGCAATCAATATTTATAATAGGTTTAGCATTCTGTACTGGCGCTTTTCTTTATGTACTCACAAGTTTCTTGTTTTTAAAACTAATCATTAAAGGAAACTTTTTAATCGTTTATTGGTTTTTTAATCTATACGAGGTGGATATCAAAACAATTACGACCATAGAAATAGGTAAGACAATGTGGGTCGGCTTTCACAAACACGGAACTTCTACCAAAGGATTAACAATTTCTTCAAAATTCAAGAATGATCTTTACATTACGCCACAAAATGAGGAAACCTTTCTTCATAATTTGATTGAAATTAATCCCAACATCATTTGCAAAAAATACTGA
- a CDS encoding protein-L-isoaspartate(D-aspartate) O-methyltransferase, whose amino-acid sequence MQDSYVHKGKRKILVDYLRNKIGINDEKVLSAINVVPRHLFLESVFEDFAYEDRAFPILAHQTISHPSTVAEQTALLELKDKEKVLEIGTGCGYQTAVLVALNAAVYTIERQKDLHEFSQKKLRELQLRPKFQSFGDGFLGLPTFAPFDKILVTCGAEVLPTELLHQLKVGGKMVIPLGKTDEQILMRFTKKSKREFEREEFGAYKFVPMLNDTNH is encoded by the coding sequence ATGCAGGATTCTTACGTTCACAAAGGAAAACGGAAAATATTGGTGGATTATCTCCGGAATAAAATCGGTATTAATGATGAAAAAGTACTTTCCGCAATTAATGTGGTGCCGCGGCATCTTTTTCTGGAAAGCGTTTTCGAGGATTTTGCTTACGAAGACCGCGCTTTTCCCATTTTAGCACATCAGACCATTTCGCATCCGTCCACCGTCGCGGAACAAACGGCGCTTCTCGAGCTGAAAGATAAAGAAAAAGTGCTGGAAATAGGGACGGGTTGCGGTTATCAAACTGCGGTTTTGGTGGCGTTAAACGCAGCGGTTTACACCATCGAAAGACAAAAAGATCTTCACGAGTTTTCCCAGAAAAAACTGCGCGAACTGCAATTGAGACCGAAATTTCAGAGTTTTGGTGACGGCTTTTTAGGTTTGCCGACTTTCGCGCCTTTTGATAAAATTTTGGTGACCTGCGGCGCTGAAGTTTTACCCACAGAATTGCTTCATCAATTAAAAGTTGGTGGAAAAATGGTGATTCCTTTAGGTAAAACCGATGAACAGATTTTAATGCGATTTACCAAAAAATCTAAACGTGAGTTTGAACGGGAAGAATTTGGTGCCTATAAATTTGTACCGATGTTGAACGATACCAATCATTAA
- a CDS encoding Gfo/Idh/MocA family protein, which yields MLKAGLVGAGHLGKIHLKLLHQSEKYDLVGFHDADADNGRKLEKEFGYRYFENFGDLLAEIEMLDIVTPTLYHYDYAMKAIEKRIHFFIEKPVTQTLKQAEEILYKCREFNIHAQVGHVERYNPAFIGSKSYIKNPMFIEIHRLAEFNPRGTDVSVVLDLMIHDLDILLSLVKSKVKDIHASGVSVVSKSPDICNARIEFENGCVANLTTSRISMKAMRKSRFFQQDAYISVDFLEKKAEVIRMKPAPETPSDFDMIIENAEGEKNQIIFEYPNIQPNNAILDELESFAAAITENRKVEVSLEDGTEALKVALEIVRLIS from the coding sequence ATGCTGAAAGCAGGGTTAGTTGGCGCCGGACATTTGGGAAAAATCCATCTGAAATTATTGCATCAATCCGAAAAATACGACCTAGTTGGTTTTCATGACGCGGATGCAGACAACGGCAGAAAACTCGAAAAAGAATTCGGTTACCGTTATTTCGAAAATTTCGGCGATTTACTGGCAGAAATTGAAATGCTGGATATTGTAACGCCGACGCTTTACCACTACGATTACGCGATGAAAGCTATTGAAAAAAGAATTCATTTTTTCATCGAAAAACCTGTAACGCAAACTTTAAAACAGGCAGAAGAAATTCTCTATAAATGCCGCGAATTCAATATTCATGCGCAAGTTGGCCATGTTGAAAGATATAACCCGGCGTTTATCGGTTCCAAAAGTTATATCAAAAATCCGATGTTCATCGAAATTCACCGGCTGGCGGAGTTTAATCCGCGCGGCACCGATGTTTCGGTTGTTTTGGATTTAATGATTCATGATTTGGATATTTTGCTTTCGCTGGTAAAATCCAAAGTGAAAGATATCCACGCAAGCGGCGTTTCCGTAGTTTCAAAATCGCCGGACATCTGCAACGCAAGAATTGAATTCGAAAACGGTTGCGTTGCGAATTTAACGACGTCCAGAATTTCAATGAAAGCCATGCGAAAATCGCGCTTCTTTCAGCAGGACGCTTATATTTCCGTGGATTTTCTGGAGAAAAAAGCAGAAGTTATTAGAATGAAACCCGCACCGGAAACTCCAAGCGATTTTGATATGATTATCGAAAATGCCGAAGGCGAAAAAAATCAGATTATTTTTGAATATCCGAACATCCAGCCGAATAACGCGATTTTAGACGAGCTTGAAAGTTTTGCCGCCGCGATCACAGAAAATAGAAAAGTGGAAGTTTCACTTGAAGACGGCACCGAAGCTTTGAAAGTGGCGCTGGAAATTGTGAGGTTGATTAGTTAA
- a CDS encoding M23 family metallopeptidase has translation MKKLFTFYLLFCYFFLFSQQKWDVRFYNEIINREVFIYADNREVMPISAQFDFKLKNFTSSLENKSIVVIPAKTEKFLVAKLTTLKPNEANQFSYSTMFNFGNSLQENFDENHVYSLPFPTGESHLIFQGYNGKFSHQNTSALDFDLKTGDKVLAARAGIVVNVVDNNTKSCPEFRCVEFNNKITIMHSDGTFADYVHLKYNGALVKKGDLVNENELIGYSGNTGFSSGPHLHFGVFINHVDGSRTYIKTKFRTSERSAELLKEGKTYIKNY, from the coding sequence ATGAAAAAACTATTCACTTTTTACCTGCTATTTTGCTATTTTTTTCTGTTTTCCCAACAGAAATGGGACGTCAGGTTTTATAATGAGATCATCAATCGCGAAGTTTTTATTTACGCCGATAATCGGGAAGTGATGCCAATATCTGCACAGTTTGATTTTAAACTGAAAAATTTCACATCTAGTCTGGAGAACAAATCAATTGTGGTAATTCCGGCCAAAACAGAAAAATTTTTAGTTGCAAAACTCACCACTTTAAAACCAAACGAAGCGAACCAGTTTTCCTATTCCACGATGTTTAATTTCGGAAATTCTTTACAGGAAAATTTTGATGAAAATCACGTGTATTCCTTGCCTTTTCCGACCGGCGAATCGCATTTAATTTTTCAGGGTTATAATGGCAAATTTTCGCACCAGAACACGTCAGCTTTAGATTTTGATTTAAAAACCGGCGACAAAGTTTTGGCGGCGCGAGCCGGGATTGTAGTAAATGTCGTCGACAACAATACCAAAAGCTGCCCGGAATTTAGGTGTGTAGAATTCAACAATAAAATCACCATCATGCACAGCGACGGCACATTCGCGGATTATGTTCATTTGAAATATAACGGTGCGCTGGTAAAAAAAGGCGATTTGGTGAACGAAAACGAGCTGATTGGTTATAGCGGAAATACAGGTTTTTCGAGCGGTCCGCATTTGCATTTTGGCGTATTCATCAACCATGTTGATGGTTCGCGAACTTATATCAAAACCAAATTTAGAACATCCGAACGTTCGGCTGAGCTATTAAAAGAGGGAAAAACCTACATCAAAAATTATTAA
- a CDS encoding 3-hydroxybutyryl-CoA dehydrogenase has protein sequence MSKKIVVIGAGTMGNGIAHTFAQKGFQVKLVDVSEEALQKGLKTITANLDRMIAKGNLSDEEKTGTLRQISTFTKLEDAAGNADLIVEAATENLDLKLKIFKQMDELAPENCILATNTSSISITKIASVTSRPEKVIGMHFMNPVPIMKLVEIIKGYSTSKETFDEIFEMSKTLGKVPTEVNDYPGFVANRILMPMINEAIETLYNGVAGVQEIDTVMKLGMAHPMGPLQLADFIGLDVCLAILNVMYDGFKNPKYAPNPLLVNMVTAGKLGVKSGEGFYDYAESKKAEKVSKMFLK, from the coding sequence ATGAGTAAAAAAATTGTAGTTATCGGTGCGGGAACCATGGGAAATGGCATTGCACACACTTTTGCGCAAAAAGGATTTCAGGTTAAATTGGTCGATGTTTCCGAGGAAGCTTTGCAAAAAGGTTTAAAAACCATCACCGCAAATCTGGATCGCATGATCGCAAAAGGAAATTTAAGCGATGAAGAAAAAACCGGCACTTTGCGCCAAATTTCCACTTTTACCAAACTGGAAGATGCCGCCGGCAACGCCGATTTAATCGTAGAAGCCGCAACCGAAAACCTGGATTTGAAACTGAAAATTTTCAAACAAATGGATGAGCTCGCGCCGGAAAACTGTATTTTGGCGACGAATACTTCCTCCATTTCAATTACGAAAATTGCGTCTGTAACTTCTCGTCCCGAAAAAGTGATCGGTATGCATTTCATGAATCCAGTACCGATTATGAAATTGGTGGAAATCATCAAAGGCTACTCTACTTCCAAAGAAACTTTCGACGAAATTTTCGAAATGAGCAAAACTTTAGGAAAAGTTCCTACGGAAGTCAACGATTATCCGGGTTTTGTGGCAAACCGAATTTTGATGCCGATGATTAATGAAGCCATCGAGACTTTGTACAACGGCGTTGCCGGCGTGCAAGAAATTGATACCGTGATGAAATTGGGAATGGCGCATCCGATGGGACCATTGCAGCTGGCAGATTTTATCGGTTTGGATGTTTGTCTCGCGATTTTAAATGTGATGTACGATGGTTTTAAAAATCCGAAATACGCGCCTAATCCTTTGTTGGTGAATATGGTGACAGCCGGAAAACTGGGCGTAAAATCCGGTGAAGGTTTCTACGATTACGCAGAAAGCAAAAAAGCCGAAAAGGTTTCGAAAATGTTTTTGAAATAA
- a CDS encoding META domain-containing protein: MKAFQNFSAVQIVKQVTLALAFSATVASCTTMSSTRSKVGTTQANITNTKWTLADDVKGKKPTLNIESGKITGNGGCNSYFATLMLDPTVGNFSTKDIGSTKMMCDNMSIESNFFSMLGETTKYVVNGNTLELYKDNLLLLKFTKQ; encoded by the coding sequence ATGAAAGCATTTCAAAATTTCTCCGCTGTGCAGATCGTAAAACAGGTGACGCTGGCTCTGGCATTTTCTGCTACCGTCGCGTCGTGTACTACCATGTCTTCCACAAGATCGAAAGTCGGGACTACACAGGCGAACATCACCAATACCAAATGGACTTTGGCGGATGACGTAAAAGGAAAAAAACCTACTTTGAATATAGAATCAGGGAAAATTACAGGAAACGGCGGTTGTAACAGCTATTTTGCAACTTTGATGCTGGACCCGACAGTAGGAAATTTTTCTACCAAAGATATCGGTTCTACGAAAATGATGTGCGACAATATGAGTATTGAAAGTAACTTTTTCAGCATGTTGGGCGAAACCACAAAATATGTGGTGAACGGAAATACGCTGGAACTATATAAAGATAATCTGCTGCTTTTAAAATTTACAAAACAGTAA
- the pheT gene encoding phenylalanine--tRNA ligase subunit beta — protein MKISNNWLKDFISTDIKTEKIGEYLTDIGLEVEGIDQFESVKGSLEGIVVGKVLSCEKHPNADKLKVTTVDIGSGNPLHIVCGAPNVAAGQTVPVALIGTTIYKNGEALVMKEAKIRGEISQGMICAEDELGLSDDHGGIMILDETKYEIGKNFADYFELNNDAVYEIGLTPNRTDAMSHYGVARDLHAYLSTHQIPSDFNKVPEKTVVGEGSHSFKIEIENTDLAPRYLGAIIENVKIAPSPDWLKTRLQAIGLSPINNIVDITNYILHSLGQPLHAFDADKITGKKVKVGVSAAGTKFTTLDGVERTLNGAEIMIKDGKNQPMCIAGVFGGATSGVSDATKTIFLESAYFNPVGVRKGAKNHALNTDASFRFERGVDPGMTKIALTHAIKLIEEIAGGKLVGEILEHYPAKIEDHYIILRFSKIEQILGTKIHKEKIKEILKALEIVVLNEIQNGLEISVPAYRADVTREIDVIEEILRIYGYNKIDFPKKLSFTPVKLSFNDQDALENSWARTLQSNGFYEAMNNSLTSVKDETNAVKILNPLSSDLQFMRKSLLEGLLENADYNIKRKNPNIKFFELGKIYHKKEKYEERKQLAILVSGRNVAENWLQPKSAADFYHLKSYVKILLDSLPVNYDEKVLEDSRFSDAIEFSVDGKTLVRLGKVSPELLKDADIDQECFYAEIELELSQQLRSKNDLKFKDIPKFNKTRKDLALLVDKNISYADLYKSARKNPSKYLKNINLFDVYEGKNLPEGKKSYAMSFELLNEEKTLEDKDISEVMNSLIKTFKKEFAAELRS, from the coding sequence ATGAAAATTTCTAATAACTGGCTTAAAGACTTTATTTCCACGGATATTAAAACTGAAAAAATTGGTGAATATCTTACTGATATCGGATTGGAAGTGGAAGGAATCGATCAGTTTGAATCGGTAAAAGGCAGTTTGGAAGGCATAGTCGTGGGGAAAGTTTTAAGCTGTGAAAAGCATCCGAATGCGGATAAACTGAAGGTTACAACGGTGGACATCGGTTCCGGAAATCCTTTGCATATTGTCTGCGGCGCGCCAAATGTTGCGGCTGGGCAAACGGTTCCGGTTGCGTTGATCGGAACTACAATCTACAAAAATGGCGAAGCTTTGGTGATGAAAGAAGCGAAAATTCGTGGCGAAATTTCCCAGGGAATGATTTGCGCCGAAGATGAATTGGGCCTAAGTGATGATCACGGCGGAATTATGATTTTGGACGAAACAAAATATGAAATCGGAAAAAACTTCGCAGATTATTTTGAACTGAATAACGACGCCGTTTACGAAATCGGTCTTACGCCGAACCGAACTGACGCGATGTCCCATTACGGCGTGGCGCGCGATCTGCACGCATATTTATCAACGCATCAAATTCCTTCTGATTTTAATAAAGTTCCCGAAAAAACCGTTGTTGGTGAAGGAAGCCATTCCTTTAAAATAGAAATTGAAAATACTGATTTAGCACCGAGATATTTAGGCGCAATCATCGAAAACGTAAAAATTGCACCTTCACCGGATTGGTTGAAGACGCGTTTGCAGGCGATTGGTTTAAGCCCCATCAACAATATCGTAGACATCACCAATTATATTTTACATTCTCTCGGCCAGCCTTTACACGCTTTTGATGCGGATAAAATCACAGGTAAAAAAGTGAAAGTTGGCGTAAGTGCAGCGGGAACAAAATTCACCACTTTAGATGGAGTAGAGCGCACACTCAACGGCGCCGAGATCATGATTAAAGACGGCAAAAACCAGCCGATGTGCATTGCCGGAGTTTTTGGTGGAGCAACGTCAGGAGTTTCAGATGCCACGAAAACCATTTTTCTGGAAAGCGCTTATTTCAATCCCGTTGGTGTGCGAAAAGGCGCGAAAAATCACGCTTTAAATACCGATGCCTCTTTCCGTTTTGAACGTGGAGTTGATCCAGGCATGACGAAAATTGCCCTAACACATGCCATTAAACTAATTGAAGAAATCGCGGGTGGAAAACTGGTTGGTGAAATTTTGGAACATTATCCGGCAAAAATCGAAGATCATTATATCATTCTGAGATTTTCAAAAATCGAACAGATTCTCGGCACAAAAATTCACAAAGAGAAAATAAAGGAAATTCTAAAAGCTTTGGAAATCGTGGTTTTAAACGAAATTCAAAATGGTTTGGAAATTTCCGTTCCCGCTTACCGTGCGGATGTAACGCGCGAAATTGATGTCATCGAAGAAATTCTGAGAATTTACGGCTACAATAAAATAGATTTTCCAAAAAAACTGTCCTTTACCCCGGTAAAATTGAGTTTCAATGATCAGGACGCTCTAGAGAATTCCTGGGCGCGCACTTTGCAAAGCAACGGTTTTTACGAGGCCATGAATAATTCCTTGACTTCCGTAAAAGATGAAACCAACGCTGTGAAAATTTTAAATCCTTTAAGCAGCGACTTGCAGTTCATGCGAAAATCTTTGCTGGAAGGACTTTTGGAAAATGCAGATTACAATATCAAAAGGAAAAATCCGAATATTAAGTTCTTTGAGCTCGGAAAAATTTATCATAAAAAAGAAAAATACGAAGAAAGAAAACAATTGGCGATTTTGGTTTCCGGCAGAAATGTTGCGGAAAACTGGCTTCAGCCAAAATCAGCGGCAGATTTTTACCATTTAAAATCTTATGTGAAAATTTTGCTGGATTCACTGCCGGTAAACTATGATGAAAAAGTGCTGGAAGATTCCCGTTTTTCGGATGCTATCGAATTTTCCGTAGACGGAAAAACTTTGGTGCGTTTAGGTAAAGTTTCACCGGAATTGCTGAAAGATGCTGATATTGACCAGGAATGTTTTTACGCAGAAATCGAGCTGGAGTTAAGTCAGCAACTTCGCTCGAAAAATGATTTGAAATTCAAAGACATTCCGAAATTCAACAAAACTAGAAAAGATCTAGCCTTGCTCGTGGATAAAAATATTTCCTACGCTGACTTATACAAATCGGCACGAAAAAATCCATCAAAATATTTGAAGAACATCAATCTTTTTGATGTGTACGAAGGCAAAAACCTTCCGGAAGGAAAAAAATCTTACGCGATGAGTTTTGAATTGCTAAATGAAGAAAAAACCCTCGAAGACAAGGATATTTCCGAAGTAATGAATTCTTTAATAAAAACTTTCAAGAAAGAATTTGCCGCAGAACTGCGATCTTAA
- the dnaN gene encoding DNA polymerase III subunit beta: MKFIVSSSELQKALQTVSGVISNSQSRPILENFLFEIEKDILKVTASDGETTLITSLDVKSDAEGKIAVPAKIFQEFVKTYGEQPLTLSVKDAEDGNGKLLEILDEKDNFAVALDHAEDYPEIPEFDAAQKVTISAGILSEALSNILFATSNDSLRPVMTGVLFQFKEDETNFVSTDSHRLVVYKRTDLINAEPVEFIMPKKPLSIFKSILASANEDVSIEFNENMAKFTFGNNIWICRLIDGKYPNYSAVIPKENPNVLTINRNLLLSSIRRASIMSNKSTNQVRFKLSGNILHLHAEDTEFANKADMQIPCDYNGEDINIGFSSKFLTEMLSVLSAEDITMKMSQPNRPGIIEPVDGLEDEEKILMLSMPVIGM, from the coding sequence ATGAAATTTATTGTTTCCAGTAGTGAATTGCAAAAAGCCTTGCAAACCGTAAGCGGCGTTATTTCGAACTCGCAGTCGCGGCCAATTCTTGAGAACTTTTTATTTGAAATCGAAAAAGATATCTTGAAAGTTACGGCTTCCGATGGCGAGACCACTTTGATAACTTCACTCGACGTCAAATCTGACGCGGAAGGGAAAATTGCCGTTCCAGCGAAGATTTTTCAGGAATTTGTAAAAACTTACGGGGAACAGCCACTTACGCTTTCGGTAAAAGACGCCGAAGACGGAAACGGAAAATTGCTGGAGATTTTAGATGAAAAAGATAATTTCGCAGTAGCACTCGATCATGCAGAGGATTACCCGGAAATCCCGGAATTTGATGCGGCACAAAAAGTAACCATTTCTGCCGGAATTTTATCTGAAGCGTTGAGCAACATTTTATTTGCAACGAGCAACGATTCTTTACGTCCCGTTATGACTGGTGTTTTGTTCCAGTTTAAAGAAGATGAAACCAATTTTGTTTCCACCGATTCTCACCGTTTGGTGGTTTATAAAAGAACCGATTTAATCAATGCTGAGCCTGTAGAATTCATCATGCCGAAAAAACCTTTGTCGATTTTCAAAAGTATTTTAGCGTCGGCAAACGAAGATGTTTCCATTGAATTTAACGAAAACATGGCGAAATTCACCTTTGGAAATAATATCTGGATTTGTCGTTTGATTGACGGAAAATATCCAAATTATTCTGCGGTGATTCCGAAAGAAAATCCAAATGTTTTAACCATCAACCGAAACCTTTTATTAAGCTCCATCAGAAGAGCTTCAATTATGTCGAACAAATCTACGAATCAGGTTCGTTTTAAACTTTCCGGAAATATTCTTCACCTTCACGCAGAAGATACCGAATTTGCAAACAAAGCAGATATGCAGATTCCGTGTGATTACAACGGCGAAGACATCAATATCGGTTTCAGCTCGAAATTTTTAACAGAAATGCTCTCTGTTTTATCGGCAGAGGATATTACAATGAAAATGTCTCAGCCAAACCGTCCGGGAATTATCGAGCCGGTAGACGGATTGGAAGACGAAGAAAAAATCCTGATGCTTTCCATGCCGGTTATTGGAATGTAA
- a CDS encoding DUF2490 domain-containing protein, with protein sequence MSKRIIFLLSFFTFLYVSAQKEHISSYNVLTVDYKISEKWFSYFEGQVRGIEDFSYPDYYELKGGVGYKITPNNKFLVGIGRYGNYTNHSFVKEEFRIWLQDIQDLRSGRFKFENRVRVEKSWFYEPIKDAISDRIRLRYRLNISTPLNTKKVEPGTISANVYDEVFVIPADEVWFARNRVFGGFSYQVDEVFALSSGYLWQREFSQKGNKNLHFLYLGLSVNIDPSSWKKNDLPTAD encoded by the coding sequence ATGTCAAAACGGATTATTTTCCTGCTCAGTTTCTTCACATTTCTGTACGTTTCTGCCCAGAAAGAACATATTTCGAGCTACAATGTCCTTACCGTTGATTATAAAATCAGCGAAAAATGGTTTTCGTATTTTGAAGGTCAGGTTCGTGGAATTGAAGATTTTTCTTATCCCGACTATTACGAGCTGAAAGGTGGAGTAGGTTACAAAATCACGCCGAACAACAAGTTTTTAGTAGGTATTGGCCGTTATGGCAATTATACGAACCATTCTTTTGTGAAAGAGGAATTCCGCATTTGGCTGCAGGATATACAAGATTTGCGCTCGGGGAGATTTAAGTTTGAAAACCGCGTAAGGGTAGAAAAAAGCTGGTTTTATGAACCAATAAAAGATGCGATTTCGGACCGCATCCGCTTGCGCTACCGCCTCAATATTTCTACACCTTTAAACACCAAAAAAGTTGAGCCAGGCACCATTTCTGCGAATGTTTATGATGAAGTTTTCGTTATTCCTGCGGATGAAGTTTGGTTTGCCCGAAACCGCGTTTTTGGTGGTTTCAGTTACCAGGTTGATGAAGTTTTTGCCCTGAGCAGCGGATATCTCTGGCAGCGGGAGTTTTCGCAAAAAGGCAATAAAAATCTCCATTTTCTTTACCTCGGTTTATCGGTAAATATCGATCCATCTTCGTGGAAAAAAAATGACCTGCCAACGGCAGATTAA
- a CDS encoding TonB-dependent receptor plug domain-containing protein produces the protein MKKITPTVLAFFTVLNLSAQEKESKIAEVTVQGKFLELPVAKVNENITVISKAEINASPAKSVEELLATITGFDIRRRGGNGVQADVSLRGSSFEQVLILVNGIRINDSQTGHNSMSLPFDISTVEKIEVIKGPAARRFGQNAYAGVINIITKPSSEDVVNISGSGGDFESYRLGLGAQFGNEKFSNLFQATTSASEGYRHNTDYKINQIFYQNQYQISDGKLKFQAGFQEKKFGANGFYASPAATGQYEETQASLVSFGVEKKYERFNLNSNLYWRRGQDMYLFNRQKPEIYRNMHIGNNVGAEVNGTFSSTLGTTGLGVELRKEFLASNNLGHRERFLTQVFFEHHFSLIREKLQISPGISWANYEGVGDFFYPGLDVGFDINENHKIYGNIAKVNRIPNFTDLYYLSKTEKGNPDLKPENAVSAELGYRYQKKNFLGKMSIFSRNSDNSIDWVKENANDIWSAENIGAIDTKGFEVEINHRFNGVFAGYSLGYTYIDSKQKNPQNLISRYVLENLKHQFVAKLENRVFRNFTNQLIYRYNERVTTGSYQLLDEKFSYDFKNLNLYLLINNVTNTKYTETFGVPMPGRWFHLGFTYKLAL, from the coding sequence ATGAAAAAAATAACACCAACTGTTTTAGCCTTTTTCACTGTTTTAAACTTATCAGCGCAGGAAAAAGAAAGTAAAATCGCGGAAGTAACCGTGCAGGGAAAATTTCTGGAACTTCCGGTAGCGAAGGTGAATGAAAACATTACCGTGATTTCAAAAGCTGAAATCAATGCCTCGCCCGCGAAAAGCGTGGAGGAACTTTTAGCGACAATTACCGGTTTCGACATCCGCCGACGTGGTGGAAACGGCGTGCAGGCCGATGTTTCACTGCGCGGAAGCAGTTTTGAGCAGGTTTTGATTTTGGTGAATGGCATTAGAATTAATGATTCGCAAACCGGACACAATTCCATGAGTTTGCCTTTCGATATTTCCACGGTGGAAAAAATTGAAGTCATCAAAGGTCCGGCAGCGCGGCGTTTTGGTCAGAATGCTTACGCGGGCGTCATCAACATTATCACTAAACCCTCATCGGAAGATGTGGTGAATATTTCCGGCAGCGGCGGCGATTTTGAAAGCTACAGGTTGGGCCTAGGCGCACAGTTTGGAAACGAAAAGTTTTCGAATCTTTTTCAGGCCACAACTTCAGCTTCCGAAGGTTATCGGCATAACACGGATTATAAAATCAACCAGATTTTTTACCAGAATCAATACCAGATTTCTGACGGAAAACTGAAATTTCAGGCAGGTTTTCAGGAGAAAAAATTTGGCGCGAACGGTTTCTATGCTTCGCCCGCAGCAACCGGGCAATATGAAGAAACGCAAGCGTCATTGGTGAGTTTTGGTGTCGAGAAAAAGTACGAACGCTTTAATTTAAATTCCAATTTATATTGGCGAAGAGGGCAGGACATGTATCTTTTCAACCGCCAAAAACCGGAAATTTACCGGAACATGCACATCGGGAATAATGTTGGGGCGGAAGTGAACGGAACTTTTTCATCGACTTTGGGAACGACTGGCCTAGGCGTGGAACTTCGAAAGGAATTTTTGGCGAGTAATAATTTGGGCCATCGCGAACGCTTTTTAACACAGGTTTTCTTTGAACATCACTTTTCGTTAATTCGGGAAAAACTGCAGATTTCACCCGGAATTTCCTGGGCGAATTATGAAGGCGTAGGCGATTTTTTCTATCCCGGTCTGGATGTGGGCTTTGACATTAATGAAAATCACAAAATCTACGGAAACATCGCGAAAGTAAACCGAATCCCAAATTTTACCGATTTGTATTATTTGAGCAAAACCGAAAAAGGAAACCCGGATTTAAAACCCGAAAATGCAGTTTCCGCTGAATTAGGTTATCGCTATCAGAAGAAAAATTTTCTGGGCAAAATGAGCATTTTTTCCCGAAATTCCGATAACTCCATCGATTGGGTGAAAGAAAATGCCAACGATATTTGGAGCGCGGAAAATATTGGCGCAATTGATACCAAAGGTTTCGAAGTGGAAATCAACCACCGCTTTAACGGCGTTTTTGCCGGCTATTCCTTAGGTTACACTTACATCGACAGCAAGCAGAAAAATCCGCAGAATTTAATTTCGCGTTATGTTTTAGAAAATTTAAAGCATCAGTTTGTGGCAAAACTGGAAAACCGCGTGTTCAGAAATTTCACCAATCAGCTCATCTACCGCTACAATGAAAGGGTGACGACCGGAAGTTATCAGCTGCTTGATGAGAAATTCAGTTATGATTTTAAAAATTTAAACCTTTATCTTTTGATCAATAACGTAACGAATACCAAGTATACCGAAACTTTTGGTGTGCCGATGCCGGGGCGTTGGTTTCATCTTGGATTTACCTATAAATTAGCACTTTAG